From one Candidatus Thioglobus sp. NP1 genomic stretch:
- a CDS encoding DEAD/DEAH box helicase: protein MSFTTLGLSPQILDAIKTEGYSEPSPIQEKSIPIVLEGKDLMAAAQTGTGKTAGFTLPILERLSNGKSPSSNHIRTLILTPTRELAAQVHESVKTYGQNLPISSSVVFGGVGIGPQMKKLRKGIDILVATPGRLLDLHSQNAVHFDELEVLVLDEADRMLDMGFIHDIKRIIKLLPKKRQTLMFSATFSEDIRRLAKGLVYQPIEISVTPRNTTVEAIKHWICPVDKSSKTALLIHLINKGEWQQVLVFSRTKHGANRIAKNLDKKGINSTAIHGNKSQGARTRALSEFKSGKVRVLVATDIAARGIDIDQLPHVINFDLPSVPEDYVHRIGRTGRAGREGEAISLVSADESKQLFDIERLIQKQLERQLEEGFWPKHDVPKSPELQPVKSKRPKKTDNTKTHKKNSIKKNSSDPRPKNNQRRRDDQKKLNKPKKKFYWGKNK, encoded by the coding sequence ATGAGCTTCACAACGCTAGGCCTATCTCCACAGATTCTTGATGCAATTAAGACTGAGGGGTATTCTGAACCTTCTCCTATCCAGGAAAAATCTATCCCTATTGTTTTAGAGGGAAAAGACCTTATGGCAGCAGCTCAAACTGGAACAGGAAAAACAGCAGGCTTCACTTTGCCAATTTTAGAAAGACTTTCAAATGGAAAGAGTCCTTCATCTAATCATATACGTACTTTAATACTAACGCCAACTCGAGAGCTTGCAGCTCAAGTTCATGAGAGTGTCAAAACCTATGGACAGAATTTACCAATAAGCTCTTCTGTTGTTTTTGGAGGAGTTGGTATAGGGCCTCAAATGAAAAAGCTTCGAAAAGGTATTGATATTTTAGTTGCAACACCTGGAAGATTGCTTGATCTTCATTCTCAAAATGCTGTGCATTTTGATGAGTTAGAGGTTTTAGTATTAGATGAAGCAGACCGAATGCTAGATATGGGATTTATTCATGATATTAAAAGAATTATCAAACTACTCCCAAAAAAACGTCAGACATTAATGTTTTCAGCAACCTTTTCTGAAGATATACGTCGACTTGCTAAAGGTCTTGTTTATCAGCCTATTGAAATCTCAGTAACTCCCAGAAATACGACAGTTGAAGCTATTAAACACTGGATCTGTCCAGTTGATAAATCTAGTAAAACTGCACTTCTAATACATTTAATTAATAAAGGAGAGTGGCAGCAAGTACTTGTATTTAGTAGAACCAAACATGGTGCAAATAGAATAGCTAAAAATCTAGATAAAAAAGGTATAAATTCAACTGCTATCCATGGCAACAAAAGTCAAGGCGCTAGAACACGTGCGTTATCAGAATTTAAGTCTGGCAAGGTTAGGGTTCTTGTTGCTACTGATATTGCTGCTAGAGGCATTGATATTGACCAACTTCCTCACGTTATAAATTTTGACTTGCCGAGTGTTCCTGAGGACTATGTCCATAGAATTGGTCGAACTGGGAGAGCTGGAAGGGAAGGTGAGGCAATTTCTTTGGTAAGTGCTGATGAGTCTAAACAATTGTTTGATATTGAACGCCTTATCCAAAAACAACTTGAACGTCAGCTAGAAGAGGGTTTTTGGCCAAAACATGATGTGCCAAAATCTCCTGAATTGCAACCAGTTAAATCTAAGCGCCCAAAAAAAACAGATAATACTAAAACTCATAAAAAAAATTCTATCAAGAAAAATTCTTCTGATCCTAGACCTAAAAATAATCAGCGTCGAAGAGATGATCAGAAAAAACTAAATAAACCTAAAAAGAAATTTTATTGGGGAAAAAATAAATAA
- the doeB gene encoding N(2)-acetyl-L-2,4-diaminobutanoate deacetylase DoeB: protein MKDSPVSSTVDFEKEGIQHGFLKLPHSHDDSAWGSIIIPITVAKNGVGPTILFTGANHGDEYEGPVALFDLANEINPKELSGRVIIIPGMNYPAFQAGKRNSPIDGGNMNRVFPGDPEGNFTQKIADYFTRTLLPLADYVVDFHSGGKTMEFLPFCAAHILEDKKQQSLCIAAMKAFNAPHSVMLLEIDAANMYDTAAENMGKVFISTELGGGGSTTAYTVGIAKKGIRNILRHSGIIKGDMEVDETLNLDMPDDSCYVFSETSGLVEHCVDLGEEVKAGQIVAKIHNLERTGSPSKEYFAGIDGIYTGRHFPGLIAAGDFLGVISVPI, encoded by the coding sequence ATGAAAGACAGTCCAGTAAGCTCAACAGTTGATTTTGAGAAAGAAGGTATTCAGCATGGTTTTCTTAAGCTTCCTCATTCTCATGATGATTCAGCATGGGGTTCAATAATTATTCCAATAACGGTTGCTAAGAATGGTGTTGGACCAACAATATTATTTACTGGAGCAAATCATGGCGATGAATATGAAGGCCCAGTAGCATTATTTGATTTAGCAAATGAGATAAATCCTAAAGAACTTTCAGGTCGAGTTATTATTATTCCTGGAATGAATTATCCTGCATTTCAAGCTGGAAAGAGAAACTCGCCAATCGATGGGGGAAATATGAATCGCGTTTTTCCAGGAGATCCTGAAGGCAACTTTACCCAAAAAATCGCAGACTACTTTACTAGAACTCTTTTGCCGCTCGCTGATTATGTTGTAGATTTTCATTCTGGTGGAAAGACCATGGAGTTTCTTCCATTTTGTGCTGCTCATATTCTTGAAGATAAGAAGCAACAGTCACTTTGCATTGCAGCAATGAAAGCCTTTAATGCCCCTCACTCGGTAATGCTTTTAGAGATAGATGCTGCTAATATGTACGATACGGCTGCAGAAAATATGGGGAAAGTTTTTATAAGTACTGAGCTTGGTGGAGGGGGGTCAACAACTGCCTATACTGTTGGTATTGCCAAAAAAGGAATTCGAAATATTCTTCGTCACTCAGGAATTATCAAGGGTGATATGGAGGTAGATGAGACCTTAAACTTAGATATGCCAGATGATAGCTGCTATGTTTTTAGTGAGACTTCAGGCTTGGTTGAGCATTGTGTTGATTTGGGAGAAGAGGTTAAGGCTGGTCAGATTGTTGCAAAGATTCATAATCTTGAAAGAACGGGCTCTCCGTCAAAGGAATACTTCGCGGGTATAGATGGTATTTATACTGGGCGACACTTTCCAGGATTAATAGCTGCTGGGGATTTCCTTGGTGTTATTTCAGTTCCAATTTAG